A section of the Budorcas taxicolor isolate Tak-1 chromosome 17, Takin1.1, whole genome shotgun sequence genome encodes:
- the XBP1 gene encoding LOW QUALITY PROTEIN: X-box-binding protein 1 (The sequence of the model RefSeq protein was modified relative to this genomic sequence to represent the inferred CDS: deleted 2 bases in 1 codon): MVVVAPAQSPAAGAPKVLLLSGQPAAAAGAPAGRALPVMVPGQQGASPEGASGGPPQARKRQRLTHLSPEEKALRRKLKNRVAAQTARDRKKARMSELEQQVVDLEEENQKLLLENQLLREKTHGLVVENQELRQRLGMDALVTEEEAETKGNGVGPVAGSAESAALRLRASAAGAGPVVTPPEHLPMDSDGVDSSDSESDILLGILFNLDPVMFLRCPSPESASLEQLPEVDPEGPSSLPASASPSLGTSSAKLEAINELIRFDHVYTKPLVLEMPSETESEASVVVKIEEAPFSPSEKDHPAFTVSVKEELVEDDFIPELGISDLLSTSNCLKPSSCLLDAYSDCSYEGSPSPLSDMSSLLDADHSWEDPFASELFPQLISV; this comes from the exons ATGGTGGTGGTTGCACCCGCGCAGAGCCCGGCCGCTGGGGCCCCTAAAGTACTGCTGCTGTCCGGCCAGCCCGCTGCTGCCGCCGGAGCCCCGGCTGGCCGGGCTCTGCCGGTCATGGTGCCGGGCCAGCAAGGAGCCAGCCCGGAGGGGGCGAGCGGGGGTCCGCCTCAGGCGCGCAAGCGACAGCGCCTCACGCACCTGAGCCCCGAAGAGAAGGCGCTGCGGAG GAAACTGAAAAACAGGGTAGCGGCTCAGACTGCCAGAGACCGAAAGAAAGCTCGAATGAGTGAGCTGGAGCAGCAAGTGGTAGATTTGGAAGAAGAG AACCAAAAACTTTTGTTAGAAAATCAGCTTTTACGAGAGAAAACTCATGGCCTTGTAGTTGAGAATCAGGAGTTAAGACAGCGGTTGGGGATGGATGCCCTAGTGactgaagaggaagcagagaccaaG GGGAATGGAGTGGGGCCGGTGGCCGGGTCTGCTGAGTCCGCAGCACTCAGACTACGTGCA TCTGCAGCAGGTGCAGGCCCAGTTGTCACCCCTCCAGAACATCTCCCCATGGACTCTGATGGTGTTGACTCTTCAGACTCTGAG tctGATATCCTGTTGGGCATTCTGTTCAACTTGGACCCAGTCATGTTCCTCAGATGTCCTTCCCCAGAGTCTGCCAGCCTGGAGCAGCTCCCAGAAGTGGACCCAGAAGGACCCAGTTCCTTACCGGCCTccgcttctccatccctggggaCGTCATCAGCCAAGCTGGAAGCCATTAATGAACTGATTCGTTTTGACCACGTATATACAAAGCCCCTAGTCTTAGAGATGCCCTCTGAGACAGAGAGCGAAGCCAGTGTGGTAGTGAAAATTGAGGAAGCACCTTTCAGCCCCTCAGAGAAAGATCACCCTGCATTCACTGTCTCAGTGAAAGAAGAACTTGTAGAAGATGACTTCATTCCAGAGCTGGGTATCTCAGATCTGCTTTCAACCAGCAACTGCCTGAAGCCATCTTCCTGCCTGCTGGATGCTTACAGTGACTGTAGCTATGAGGGTTCTCCTTCTCCCTTGAGCGACATGTCCTCCCTGCTTGATGCAGACCATTCTTGGGAGGACCCTTTTGCCAGTGAACTCTTTCCCCAGCTGATTAGTGTCTAA
- the CCDC117 gene encoding coiled-coil domain-containing protein 117, which translates to MAALGRPFSGLPLSGGSDFLQPPPAFAGRAFPPGTEGAELAPRPGLRATPSSSGGSAARGRISTHCRKKHKREEEEEEDDCPVRKKRLTEAGLCAGPNDWILCAHQDIEGHGVNPCTSGLSAPGMLDVICEEMDQTTGEPQCEVVRRRLQEIEDRIIDEDEEVEADRNINRLPSLVLSDTMKTGLKREFDEIFTKKMIESMSRPSMELVLWKPLPELLSDKPKPSSNAKNYTGESQTKHAAAGTAFPQRTELFLEPRPTGLPVYNSLETAACTEEEMEL; encoded by the exons ATGGCGGCGCTCGGCCGGCCGTTTAGCGGCCTTCCCCTGAGCGGTGGCTCGGACTTCCTGCAGCCGCCGCCGGCCTTCGCCGGTCGGGCCTTCCCGCCGGGGACGGAGGGCGCCGAGCTGGCCCCGCGGCCGGGACTTCGCGCCACCCCGAGCAGCTCCGGCGGGAGCGCGGCGCGCGGACG tATTTCAACTCACTGTAGAAAGAAACACAAgcgagaggaggaggaggaggaggatga ttgtccagtaagaaagaaaaggctaACTGAAGCAGGGCTCTGTGCTGGTCCTAATGACTGGATTCTTTGTGCACATCAGGATATAGAGGGTCATGGAGTAAATCCGTGCACTAGTGGCCTTTCTGCACCTGGCATGTTAGATGTTATTTGTGAAGAGATGGATCAGACAACGGGGGAACCACAGTGTGAAGTTGTCCGAAGGAGGCTTCAGGAAATTGAGGACAG AATAATTGACGAAGATGAAGAAGTTGAAGCTGACAGAAATATTAACCGTCTCCCCAGCCTTGTCCTTTCTGATACCATGAAAACAGGTTTGAAGAGGGAATTTgatgaaatatttacaaaaaaaatgaTTGAGTCCAT GAGCCGTCCTTCCATGGAGCTTGTGCTCTGGAAACCTCTCCCTGAACTCCTTTCTGATAAGCCAAAGCCGTCATCTAATGCTAAAAACTACACAGGAGAGAGCCAAACTAAGCATGCAGCTGCTGGCACTGCCTTTCCTCAAAGAACTGAACTGTTCTTGGAACCTCGGCCAACAGGGTTGCCTGTTTACAATAGTTTGGAGACAGCTGCTTGCACAGAAGAGGAGATGGAACTCTAG